A section of the Acidobacterium capsulatum ATCC 51196 genome encodes:
- a CDS encoding DUF2752 domain-containing protein encodes MQIRSAIPRAARLHTVMLCLLVLATALLCFRPEWVLGLGLHCGLKTLFGLKCPFCGMTRDFAAMLHGHRPALNPASPFMAFVIYGVYPVAVATAWRRRRFDWFSKPVVHRALAVCLLAMFLLNNLV; translated from the coding sequence ATGCAAATACGCTCCGCCATCCCGCGGGCTGCCCGGCTGCACACCGTCATGCTTTGCCTTTTGGTGCTCGCGACGGCGCTCCTGTGCTTCCGTCCGGAATGGGTCCTCGGCCTCGGCCTGCACTGCGGCCTCAAAACCCTCTTCGGTCTGAAATGCCCGTTCTGCGGCATGACGCGAGACTTCGCCGCCATGCTGCATGGGCACCGTCCCGCCCTCAATCCCGCATCGCCGTTTATGGCATTCGTCATTTACGGGGTGTACCCTGTGGCCGTGGCAACGGCCTGGCGGCGCAGGCGCTTTGACTGGTTTTCAAAGCCTGTCGTGCACCGCGCGCTGGCCGTCTGCCTGCTGGCGATGTTTCTGCTCAACAATCTTGTGTGA
- a CDS encoding zinc ribbon domain-containing protein → MSFAFGFAIVIVIAIFVYTDAQKRGMNAFLWALGTLLFCIVFFPLYLILRNPVVLVLPPGVPGPVSTGPRLCATCGKYYEGAAQFCPHCGARQG, encoded by the coding sequence ATGTCCTTTGCCTTTGGGTTTGCGATTGTCATCGTGATCGCCATCTTCGTCTACACTGATGCGCAGAAGCGTGGCATGAACGCCTTCCTGTGGGCGCTCGGCACGCTGCTCTTCTGCATCGTCTTCTTTCCGCTGTACCTGATCCTGCGCAATCCTGTGGTGCTTGTGCTGCCGCCGGGAGTGCCCGGGCCGGTGAGCACGGGCCCGCGCCTCTGCGCCACCTGCGGAAAGTACTACGAGGGAGCAGCCCAGTTCTGCCCGCATTGTGGCGCGCGGCAGGGGTAG
- the thrS gene encoding threonine--tRNA ligase, producing the protein MEKQIQVTLPDGTVKTFPAGTTPFQVAESISPRLAQAAVVARIQTTQPAAATVTAGSEADSKTASEAAMYSAADPGAPRLVDLSTPLEEDVQLALLTEKDPEALKVLRHSAAHLMATAVLELFPETKLGHGPATDAGFFYDFYRPTPFTPEDLKLIEGRMAEIAQRNDKFVREFIPREEGLAEFKAGDDFMKVHFIERFTQPGEAISLYRNGNFVDFCRGPHVPSTNRIKAFKVTNLAGAYWLGDEKNPQLQRLYGTAFFSKKDLDEHFARLEEIAKRDHRVLGKQLDLFSIQEIAGAGLIFWHPKGAMIRKIMEDWMREECIRRGYDLVYTPHVMRVQLWKTSGHEGFYSQNMFTPMELDDAEYRLKPMNCPGHILIYKSQPRSYRDLPVRYAELGNVYRYERSGTMHGLLRVRGFTQDDAHIFCTPEQIEDEVVACIDFAQSVLTTFGFMDFQVELSTWDPNDRKNYAGSDDKWNLAISSLESALTRKGIAYKTIAGEAAFYGPKIDIKLVDVLGRLWQLSTVQFDFNLPARFELEYVGEDGERHQPVMVHRALYGSVERFFGVLIEHYAGAFPLWLAPVQIGLVPISERHLAYAEKVQQQLEAAGFRVELDRRNEKMNAKIRDFTLQKFPYVLIMGDKEAEAGAVSVRTRGKGDQGSLPLDEFIGRATTLIDTKSGDL; encoded by the coding sequence ATGGAAAAGCAAATTCAAGTCACTCTTCCCGACGGTACCGTCAAAACCTTCCCGGCCGGCACCACACCATTCCAGGTGGCCGAGAGCATTTCTCCGCGCCTGGCGCAGGCTGCGGTGGTTGCGCGCATTCAAACGACACAGCCCGCCGCTGCCACGGTCACGGCAGGCTCTGAGGCCGACAGCAAGACGGCGAGCGAAGCCGCCATGTACTCGGCCGCCGATCCCGGCGCGCCGCGCCTCGTCGATCTTTCCACGCCGCTCGAAGAAGACGTGCAGCTCGCGCTGCTGACGGAGAAGGACCCGGAAGCGCTCAAGGTGCTGCGCCACTCGGCCGCCCACCTGATGGCGACCGCCGTGCTCGAGCTCTTCCCGGAGACCAAGCTCGGCCACGGGCCCGCCACCGATGCCGGCTTCTTCTATGACTTTTATCGGCCGACGCCCTTCACGCCTGAGGATCTGAAGCTCATTGAAGGCCGCATGGCCGAGATTGCGCAGCGCAATGACAAGTTTGTGCGCGAGTTCATTCCCCGCGAAGAGGGGCTGGCGGAGTTCAAGGCCGGGGACGACTTCATGAAGGTCCACTTCATCGAGCGCTTCACGCAGCCCGGCGAAGCCATCTCGCTGTATCGCAACGGCAACTTTGTCGATTTCTGCCGTGGACCGCACGTGCCCTCGACCAATCGCATCAAGGCCTTCAAGGTCACCAACCTGGCGGGCGCGTACTGGCTGGGCGATGAGAAGAATCCGCAACTGCAGCGCCTGTATGGCACGGCCTTCTTCTCAAAGAAAGACCTCGACGAGCACTTTGCGCGCCTGGAGGAGATTGCCAAGCGCGATCACCGCGTGCTCGGCAAGCAGCTCGACCTCTTCTCCATTCAGGAGATTGCCGGAGCGGGCCTGATCTTCTGGCATCCGAAGGGAGCCATGATCCGCAAGATCATGGAGGACTGGATGCGCGAAGAGTGTATCCGTCGCGGTTACGATCTTGTTTACACCCCGCACGTGATGCGCGTGCAGCTCTGGAAGACCAGCGGCCATGAGGGCTTCTACTCGCAGAACATGTTCACGCCCATGGAGCTGGACGACGCCGAGTACCGGCTGAAACCGATGAACTGCCCGGGGCACATTCTGATCTACAAGTCGCAGCCCCGCAGTTACCGCGACCTGCCCGTGCGCTACGCCGAGCTGGGCAACGTCTACCGCTATGAGCGCTCCGGCACCATGCACGGCCTGCTGCGCGTGCGCGGCTTCACGCAGGACGATGCGCACATCTTCTGCACGCCTGAGCAGATTGAAGATGAAGTGGTCGCCTGTATCGATTTTGCACAGTCGGTGCTGACCACTTTCGGCTTCATGGATTTTCAGGTGGAGCTTTCCACCTGGGACCCCAACGACCGCAAGAACTATGCCGGCTCGGACGACAAGTGGAACCTCGCCATCTCGTCGCTCGAGAGCGCGTTGACGCGCAAGGGCATCGCCTACAAGACCATCGCGGGCGAGGCAGCCTTCTATGGGCCGAAGATCGACATCAAGCTGGTCGATGTGCTCGGGCGTCTCTGGCAGCTCTCAACGGTGCAGTTTGACTTTAACCTGCCGGCCCGCTTTGAGCTCGAGTACGTGGGCGAAGACGGCGAGCGCCATCAGCCTGTGATGGTGCACCGCGCGCTCTACGGCTCAGTGGAGCGCTTCTTCGGCGTGCTCATTGAGCACTACGCCGGGGCCTTCCCGCTGTGGCTCGCGCCGGTGCAGATTGGCCTCGTGCCCATCAGCGAGCGGCACCTGGCATACGCGGAAAAGGTGCAGCAGCAGTTAGAAGCCGCCGGCTTCCGTGTGGAACTCGACCGCCGCAACGAGAAGATGAACGCCAAGATTCGCGACTTCACCCTGCAGAAGTTCCCCTACGTGCTGATCATGGGCGACAAGGAAGCGGAAGCCGGGGCCGTCAGCGTTCGCACACGCGGCAAGGGCGACCAGGGCAGCCTGCCGCTGGACGAGTTCATCGGCCGGGCGACGACGCTGATCGACACGAAGTCGGGGGACTTGTGA
- a CDS encoding ATP-binding protein codes for MIDQDKVLELCRDLESDHVERTTTTRDTDKFAKAVTAFSNDLPGHGFSGYLLVGVKDDGALSGLTVTDELLRTLGSLRDDGNILPAPAINVAKFSFPEGDVAVVEVIPSDLPPVRYKGQVWIRTGPRKGVANEQEERILTERRIAHARTFDAQPARDSSIEDLSIDLFRSNYLTQAVAREIIQENHRSIEHQLASLRFYDQKRMCPTNAGILLFGKNPLQHLPGAYIQFLRVQGTTLNDEILTERSISGDLLTVLRELDLLIKIYLDQKPFSISPLREEMIVSYPEVALREFLMNAVLHRSYESTAPIRFYWFEDHIEIQNPGGLYGEATRENFPQQNSYRNPIIAEAMKTLGFVNRFGRGVIRAKDVLAKNGNREPDFTFDPNYVGVTVWAKP; via the coding sequence GTGATCGATCAGGATAAAGTGCTCGAGTTATGCCGCGATCTGGAATCTGATCATGTCGAACGAACCACTACGACAAGGGATACGGACAAGTTTGCTAAGGCCGTGACAGCCTTTAGCAACGACCTTCCCGGTCATGGTTTTTCCGGCTATCTTCTCGTAGGCGTCAAAGATGACGGCGCCCTGAGTGGCCTGACAGTGACTGACGAATTGCTGCGAACCTTGGGGTCACTACGTGACGATGGAAACATTCTTCCAGCGCCGGCGATAAATGTCGCAAAATTTTCATTTCCCGAGGGAGATGTTGCGGTTGTGGAGGTCATCCCATCGGACCTGCCACCCGTTAGATACAAAGGACAGGTCTGGATCCGCACTGGGCCACGAAAGGGCGTTGCCAACGAGCAGGAGGAGAGAATTCTCACCGAACGCCGCATCGCGCATGCTCGCACTTTCGATGCGCAACCGGCGCGGGATTCCTCTATTGAAGATCTTTCGATTGATTTATTCCGCTCAAATTACCTCACCCAGGCAGTGGCCCGCGAGATCATCCAGGAAAACCACCGAAGCATAGAGCATCAACTTGCATCGCTGCGCTTCTACGATCAAAAGAGGATGTGCCCCACAAATGCTGGAATCCTGCTTTTCGGAAAGAATCCGCTACAGCACTTGCCGGGTGCCTACATTCAGTTTCTTCGTGTGCAAGGCACGACGCTGAATGACGAGATATTGACCGAGCGTTCGATCTCGGGCGACCTCCTCACTGTTCTCAGAGAGCTGGACCTCCTGATCAAGATTTATCTGGACCAGAAGCCTTTTTCAATCTCTCCGCTTCGCGAAGAGATGATTGTGAGCTATCCAGAGGTAGCGCTCCGCGAGTTCCTCATGAATGCGGTTTTGCATAGATCCTATGAATCGACGGCGCCCATTCGCTTTTATTGGTTTGAAGACCACATAGAGATTCAAAATCCGGGCGGCCTCTATGGCGAAGCAACTCGCGAGAACTTTCCCCAACAGAACAGCTATCGGAACCCCATCATCGCCGAAGCCATGAAAACCCTCGGATTCGTGAATCGATTCGGCAGAGGTGTAATTCGCGCCAAGGATGTGCTGGCGAAGAATGGCAACCGTGAACCGGATTTCACATTTGATCCAAACTACGTAGGCGTAACGGTATGGGCAAAACCATGA
- a CDS encoding TspO/MBR family protein, with product MTKRSPRLGALAVWLLVCYAVAALGTVPTTHAVATWYGSLAKPAHTPPNWVFGPVWTLLYTLMAVAVWLVWESPASYLRTRSVFRFWVQLGLNLLWSYLFFGGGHLLGGLIDILALWLMVLIVTVHFWHVRKWAGALMIPYLLWISFAAYLNWGVWQLNPGFVLP from the coding sequence TTGACGAAGAGAAGCCCGCGCCTGGGAGCACTGGCCGTGTGGCTGCTGGTCTGCTATGCGGTGGCCGCGCTGGGCACCGTGCCGACGACGCACGCCGTGGCCACCTGGTACGGGTCCCTGGCCAAGCCCGCGCATACTCCGCCCAACTGGGTCTTTGGGCCGGTCTGGACGCTGCTCTACACACTCATGGCCGTAGCTGTCTGGCTCGTGTGGGAGTCACCGGCGAGCTATCTGAGAACACGCTCCGTCTTCCGGTTCTGGGTGCAACTCGGCCTCAACCTGCTGTGGAGCTACCTGTTTTTTGGCGGCGGCCATCTGCTCGGCGGCCTGATCGACATTCTGGCGCTATGGCTGATGGTGCTCATCGTGACCGTGCACTTCTGGCACGTGCGCAAGTGGGCGGGCGCGCTGATGATCCCCTATCTGCTTTGGATCAGCTTCGCGGCCTATCTCAACTGGGGCGTCTGGCAACTGAATCCGGGCTTCGTGCTGCCGTAG
- a CDS encoding alanine racemase, protein MSSPFTRPVWAEISRARLLHNFSMLQQLASPDIRLAAVVKANAYGHGATLCAPWLAAAGAEWLGVTSVEEGVAVRAVCATQRILVMSGLWQGEAEAVLEHCLTPVVWEPFHLDLLARAARQAKLPPQALPVHLEIDTGMSRQGAAHGGLLEELLRRLREEPDSPLLIEGVLTHFHSPDELDSPVTAAQIAAFATAVDTIAAAGLAPALLHAGNSTSLLTGHGLDALRALAARHHAQLMLRPGLALYGYTPQAGGSVSEREEQSPRLKAEGYGLQPAHSHSLRGGASALEGFQPVLSLKSRIVSLRTIAAGATAGYNGTFRAARSTRLALLPIGYADGLSRLLSGRGHVLVRGHRAPIAGRISMDQTILDVSGIPEAAIGDEAVLLGEQGNDRITAEDLAALCQTIPWEILTSIAARVPRVAVD, encoded by the coding sequence GTGTCATCCCCGTTCACACGCCCGGTCTGGGCAGAGATCTCTCGTGCGCGCCTGCTGCACAACTTCAGCATGCTGCAGCAGCTTGCCTCGCCCGATATTCGCCTTGCTGCCGTCGTCAAGGCCAACGCCTACGGCCACGGCGCAACGCTTTGCGCCCCGTGGCTTGCGGCTGCCGGAGCCGAATGGCTCGGCGTGACCTCGGTTGAAGAAGGCGTCGCCGTGCGCGCCGTCTGCGCCACGCAGCGCATTCTCGTCATGTCAGGACTGTGGCAGGGTGAGGCCGAGGCCGTTCTGGAGCACTGCCTCACGCCCGTCGTCTGGGAGCCCTTTCATCTCGACCTGCTCGCCCGCGCTGCCCGTCAGGCCAAGCTGCCGCCGCAGGCTCTGCCCGTGCATCTGGAGATCGACACCGGCATGTCCCGCCAGGGTGCTGCGCACGGCGGTCTTTTGGAGGAATTGCTGCGAAGGCTGCGCGAAGAGCCAGATTCCCCGCTGCTGATCGAGGGCGTACTGACGCACTTTCACTCGCCCGACGAACTGGACTCGCCCGTCACGGCCGCGCAGATTGCCGCATTTGCCACCGCAGTGGATACAATTGCCGCCGCCGGGCTTGCACCGGCTCTGCTGCATGCGGGCAACTCCACCAGCCTGCTGACCGGCCACGGACTTGACGCCCTGCGCGCTCTCGCCGCGCGACATCATGCGCAGCTCATGCTGCGCCCCGGACTGGCGCTCTACGGCTACACGCCCCAGGCCGGCGGCAGCGTCTCTGAACGCGAGGAGCAGAGCCCGCGTCTGAAGGCTGAAGGGTACGGGCTTCAGCCCGCACATTCGCATAGCTTGAGAGGAGGGGCTTCCGCCCTGGAGGGGTTCCAACCGGTCCTCAGCCTCAAGAGCCGCATCGTCTCGCTGCGCACCATCGCTGCCGGGGCCACGGCCGGATACAACGGCACCTTCCGCGCCGCCCGGTCCACGCGGCTTGCGCTGCTGCCCATCGGTTACGCGGACGGACTCTCGCGGCTGCTCTCGGGCCGCGGGCATGTGCTGGTGCGCGGCCACCGCGCGCCCATTGCCGGGCGCATCTCCATGGACCAGACCATCCTCGATGTCTCCGGCATTCCCGAAGCCGCCATTGGCGATGAAGCGGTCCTGCTGGGCGAGCAAGGCAACGACCGCATCACCGCGGAAGACCTCGCCGCGCTCTGCCAGACCATCCCGTGGGAGATTCTGACGAGCATTGCCGCCCGCGTGCCGCGCGTGGCTGTCGATTAG
- a CDS encoding bifunctional folylpolyglutamate synthase/dihydrofolate synthase: MTTIRAVEANAKDRLFALAAELGDARRKFRLEEMRTLCEALGRPERRFASVLIAGTNGKGSTAAALASIVSEAGYRTGLYTSPHLESVNERIRIGGEMIDDEAFSRAFAQVEAAAGKLQQEGRLPQPPSFFEAVTATAFVAFAEAGIEIAVLEVGMGGRLDATNVVEPLISVITDIALDHMEYLGSTISAIAREKAGILRPNGTLVTLPQHPEANQSIGEVATALGARGVNAAIYLPFLDPTQAGAHNRYPLTVLEETIEIDAPLEGAHQQRNLALAIAAAAELRNHQGYKIDAQQIARGIHATRWPGRFELVRQQGRADVLLDVAHNPAGAWALRSALAHLEPAPASMTLVFGCLRDKALDEMAQILFPIFDRVVLAAVDSPRAATMESLREAAATVQADALEAADPAAALETAWEITPQEGLVVVAGSVYLVGALRKKAISA; this comes from the coding sequence ATGACCACGATCCGTGCCGTCGAGGCCAATGCGAAGGACCGGCTGTTTGCTCTTGCCGCCGAGCTGGGCGACGCACGCCGCAAGTTTCGGTTGGAAGAGATGCGTACGCTGTGCGAGGCGCTGGGCCGCCCGGAGCGGCGATTTGCGTCGGTGCTGATTGCGGGCACCAATGGGAAAGGCTCCACGGCGGCGGCGCTGGCGTCGATTGTTAGCGAGGCCGGCTATCGCACGGGGCTCTATACGTCTCCGCATCTGGAGAGCGTGAATGAGCGCATTCGCATCGGCGGCGAAATGATTGACGACGAGGCGTTCTCCCGCGCCTTTGCGCAGGTGGAAGCCGCCGCCGGGAAGTTGCAGCAGGAAGGCCGATTGCCACAGCCTCCCAGCTTTTTTGAGGCTGTGACGGCCACGGCGTTTGTAGCATTCGCCGAAGCGGGCATCGAGATTGCCGTGCTCGAAGTGGGCATGGGGGGCCGTCTGGATGCGACCAACGTGGTGGAGCCGCTGATTTCAGTCATCACCGATATTGCGCTGGACCACATGGAGTATCTTGGCTCGACGATCTCGGCGATTGCGCGCGAGAAGGCGGGCATTTTGCGGCCGAATGGCACGCTGGTGACGCTGCCGCAGCACCCTGAAGCGAACCAGTCGATTGGAGAGGTTGCCACGGCGCTGGGCGCGCGGGGCGTGAATGCCGCGATTTACCTGCCCTTTCTGGATCCGACCCAGGCCGGGGCGCACAATCGGTATCCACTGACGGTGCTGGAGGAGACGATTGAGATTGACGCGCCGCTCGAAGGCGCGCACCAACAGCGCAACCTGGCGCTGGCGATTGCGGCAGCGGCGGAATTACGCAACCATCAGGGTTACAAAATAGATGCGCAGCAGATTGCCCGGGGCATTCATGCGACACGGTGGCCGGGCCGCTTTGAGCTTGTGCGCCAGCAAGGCCGCGCGGATGTGCTGCTGGATGTGGCCCACAATCCGGCCGGAGCGTGGGCGTTGCGCTCGGCGCTCGCGCATCTGGAACCGGCGCCTGCCTCGATGACGCTGGTGTTTGGCTGCCTGCGCGACAAGGCGCTCGATGAGATGGCGCAGATTCTCTTCCCGATCTTTGACCGCGTGGTGCTCGCCGCCGTGGACTCGCCGCGCGCGGCCACGATGGAGAGTCTGCGTGAGGCTGCGGCCACCGTCCAGGCCGACGCCTTGGAGGCGGCGGACCCTGCGGCGGCGCTCGAAACGGCCTGGGAGATCACTCCGCAAGAGGGTTTGGTGGTGGTGGCTGGCTCGGTCTACCTGGTGGGAGCGCTGCGCAAGAAGGCGATCTCGGCATGA
- a CDS encoding ParA family protein: MITIAFFNNKGGVGKTSLVYHLSWMFAGRGKRLISVDLDPQANLTSMFLDEDRLEELWPDGRHPLTIDGVIEPIRRGKGDLAEPHVETILPNLGLLAGDLSLSTFEDKLSAAWPLCHNREEAAFRTMTAFYRAIRQAGDKADAEIALIDVGPNLGAINRAALIASDYVVVPLGSDLFSLQGLRNLGPRLHDWRKTWQELRTKNPDPELLLPSGNMRPVGYVSMQHATRADRPVQAYRRWMDKIPAEYRRSVLAEPADGDVSVERDQHCLAMLKHYRSLMPMAMEAHKPIFLLKPADGAIGAHVYAVRDCYTDFDNLSRKIQQAVGIES, translated from the coding sequence ATGATCACGATCGCGTTTTTCAATAACAAGGGCGGCGTGGGCAAGACGTCCCTTGTTTACCACCTGTCGTGGATGTTTGCCGGACGTGGCAAACGATTGATCTCTGTTGATCTTGACCCACAAGCAAATCTCACCAGCATGTTCCTCGATGAGGACCGCCTGGAGGAATTGTGGCCTGACGGCAGGCACCCTCTGACCATAGACGGCGTGATTGAACCCATCCGGCGCGGGAAGGGTGATTTGGCGGAGCCACACGTCGAAACAATCCTCCCGAACCTTGGATTGCTGGCTGGCGATCTCTCTCTGTCGACCTTTGAAGATAAGCTCTCTGCTGCTTGGCCTCTCTGCCACAACCGCGAAGAGGCTGCCTTCAGAACAATGACGGCCTTCTATCGTGCGATTCGTCAGGCAGGTGACAAGGCGGACGCAGAAATAGCTTTGATTGATGTTGGACCCAATCTAGGGGCGATCAATCGAGCCGCTCTCATTGCGTCGGATTACGTCGTTGTCCCTTTGGGTTCTGACCTCTTTTCGCTGCAAGGATTGCGGAATCTCGGGCCACGGTTACATGACTGGAGAAAGACATGGCAGGAATTGAGGACGAAGAATCCAGACCCCGAGCTTCTGCTTCCATCTGGCAACATGCGTCCAGTCGGATACGTCAGCATGCAGCACGCGACTCGGGCGGATCGGCCGGTACAGGCGTACCGCCGCTGGATGGACAAGATTCCAGCCGAATACCGGAGATCTGTTCTGGCTGAGCCTGCCGATGGGGATGTTTCAGTAGAGCGTGACCAGCACTGTCTAGCGATGCTGAAGCACTATCGCAGCTTGATGCCGATGGCGATGGAGGCCCACAAGCCGATTTTCTTGCTGAAGCCGGCAGACGGCGCGATCGGAGCACATGTCTACGCAGTTCGTGATTGTTACACCGACTTTGATAATCTTTCCCGAAAAATCCAACAAGCTGTCGGAATCGAAAGCTAG
- a CDS encoding YXWGXW repeat-containing protein yields MRVPRVFPALTLAAALPFTLLMAGCHKNAATAAAAQQQPASGDPAAANLAYAGNTSQSQTGTSANPPAPPADTSASTAQTVASPPAPPADEAQSSAQAAAPVSAASYDSPQYASQDYAPQQDDSGQQYAPVDEQPVYASEPPPQLPEYTQPACPGDNYIWTPGYWAWGPYGYYWVPGAWVLAPYYGALWTPGYWIFALNRYEWHHGYWGPHVGFYGGINYGHGYWGNGYEGGYWRQQNFYYNRSVTNVNITVVRNYYNYRVENHYNQTRIAYNGGRGGLNFRPTPEELAARRESHYGPLPAQRQFIEAARNNRNQYTRFNHGRPATIVEHRAFNGGRKAPAPPPANMHVLPSFRHAGPNPSAQRGQQQPQNHGQPGREPSRVPQAHTSPQQFRAVPQHGQPQQHTEPARPQQQRQPNRPQSPQYPQSPRPIQNENRGNYRQPPQQAVRPGVNRVPQTHPAQSRPQSYPHPQPQSRPQARPQQEQHPQPQHQQFQARPQNRPQPQQRPESHPQPRPQARPPQHAQPQHPDNHPQHGPPR; encoded by the coding sequence ATGCGCGTGCCCCGGGTCTTTCCTGCTCTTACCTTAGCGGCTGCATTGCCGTTCACCCTGCTGATGGCGGGCTGCCACAAAAACGCGGCCACGGCCGCGGCAGCCCAGCAACAGCCAGCGTCGGGCGATCCCGCGGCAGCCAATCTGGCCTATGCCGGCAATACTTCGCAGTCTCAGACCGGCACATCCGCCAATCCGCCGGCCCCCCCGGCCGACACATCGGCATCCACGGCGCAAACGGTGGCCAGCCCTCCCGCGCCTCCGGCCGACGAGGCTCAATCCTCCGCCCAGGCGGCCGCGCCGGTGAGTGCGGCCAGCTATGACTCCCCGCAATACGCCAGCCAGGACTATGCACCGCAACAGGATGACTCCGGCCAGCAATACGCCCCGGTCGATGAGCAGCCCGTCTATGCCTCCGAGCCGCCGCCCCAACTGCCCGAGTACACCCAGCCCGCCTGCCCCGGCGACAACTACATCTGGACGCCCGGCTACTGGGCCTGGGGCCCGTATGGCTACTACTGGGTACCCGGCGCCTGGGTGCTTGCGCCTTACTATGGCGCGCTCTGGACCCCCGGCTACTGGATCTTCGCGCTCAATCGCTACGAGTGGCATCACGGCTATTGGGGGCCGCACGTGGGCTTCTACGGCGGCATCAATTACGGCCACGGCTACTGGGGCAACGGCTACGAGGGCGGCTACTGGCGTCAGCAGAATTTCTACTACAACCGCTCCGTCACCAACGTGAACATCACCGTCGTGCGCAACTACTACAACTACCGCGTGGAAAATCACTATAACCAGACCCGCATCGCCTACAACGGCGGCCGCGGAGGGTTGAACTTCCGCCCCACGCCTGAGGAGTTGGCCGCCCGCCGCGAGAGCCATTACGGTCCCTTGCCCGCGCAACGGCAGTTCATCGAGGCGGCGCGCAACAACCGCAACCAGTACACCCGCTTCAATCATGGCCGCCCCGCCACCATCGTGGAGCACCGCGCCTTCAACGGCGGGCGTAAGGCTCCGGCGCCGCCTCCGGCCAATATGCACGTGCTGCCGAGCTTCCGTCACGCCGGGCCAAATCCCTCCGCCCAGCGCGGACAGCAGCAGCCGCAGAACCACGGGCAACCGGGCCGCGAGCCAAGTCGCGTCCCGCAGGCGCACACCTCTCCACAGCAGTTCCGTGCCGTGCCGCAGCACGGGCAACCGCAGCAGCACACCGAGCCTGCCCGTCCTCAGCAGCAGCGGCAGCCCAACCGGCCGCAGTCTCCACAGTATCCACAGTCCCCGCGGCCCATCCAGAATGAAAATCGAGGTAACTACCGGCAGCCTCCGCAACAAGCCGTCCGGCCCGGAGTGAACCGCGTCCCGCAGACTCACCCCGCGCAGAGCCGCCCGCAGTCTTACCCTCACCCGCAGCCGCAATCGAGGCCCCAGGCTCGCCCGCAGCAGGAGCAGCATCCCCAGCCCCAGCACCAGCAGTTCCAGGCGAGGCCCCAAAACAGACCTCAGCCCCAGCAGCGGCCCGAATCGCACCCCCAGCCAAGGCCGCAAGCCCGCCCGCCGCAGCACGCGCAGCCGCAACATCCTGACAACCACCCGCAGCACGGGCCGCCCAGATAA
- a CDS encoding c-type cytochrome — MANGRAGFWRGVLWVILLEVLAGLGFYLFVSLGGLPMTADAQPGALETWAAHVSMHGWLGHHVPHVPDTVAVNDQTLMHGAALYQANCAVCHGGANYAPSELRNGVYPGAPQFVHVNQEGHGEHHGGHHGHKGPDDFGYYIIKHGIRFTGMPAWKYSMSDDDIWSVVNFMQNMDHLPPDVQAAWQKMPMSPIAPQPASMQMNSTPSGGSGSPTASSSGSPAK, encoded by the coding sequence ATGGCAAACGGAAGAGCAGGATTCTGGCGTGGCGTATTGTGGGTAATTCTGTTGGAGGTTCTCGCAGGACTGGGCTTCTATCTCTTTGTCTCGCTCGGCGGCCTTCCCATGACCGCCGATGCGCAGCCCGGCGCCCTCGAAACCTGGGCTGCTCACGTCAGCATGCATGGATGGCTCGGCCATCATGTGCCGCATGTTCCCGACACGGTTGCCGTCAATGACCAGACGCTGATGCACGGCGCGGCCCTCTATCAGGCCAACTGCGCCGTCTGCCACGGCGGGGCAAATTACGCGCCCAGTGAGCTGCGCAACGGCGTTTATCCCGGCGCGCCCCAGTTTGTGCATGTCAACCAGGAAGGCCACGGCGAACATCACGGCGGCCATCACGGCCACAAGGGCCCCGACGACTTTGGCTACTACATCATCAAGCACGGCATCCGCTTTACCGGCATGCCCGCGTGGAAGTACAGCATGTCCGACGACGACATCTGGTCGGTCGTGAACTTCATGCAGAACATGGACCACCTGCCGCCCGACGTCCAGGCAGCCTGGCAGAAGATGCCCATGAGCCCCATCGCTCCTCAGCCGGCTTCCATGCAGATGAACTCCACGCCCTCCGGCGGATCCGGCTCGCCCACTGCATCATCCAGTGGCTCGCCCGCAAAATAA